GCACTCAGAGGCACTTTCCTGAGAACACAATGACACCTTCGTTCCTATGAATGAACCGCTCACCACAAGCATagaaaggagaaactccAAAAAACATGGACATACCTGATAATCCGAAATAGTTCATCTAAAACACCACCATGGGTGACAACGAGAACTCGTTCGCCCTGGTGCTTTCGGACGATTTCTGAGAAGAATGACGCGACTCTGTTGAATCTGACGCAGGCGAACACAGAGCATGACAACAGCGTAGGGCAGCCCAAATACCAGTTCGTGAACGTACCAACTACTTTACATCACTTGGATACGGCAATGACCACCCGTGAATGGAATTGTTTCTGTCGATGGCATGCTCGTTAAAGAACAAACAAGTGACACATTTTGTTTCGGTAATAAAGCAGCCACCGTGCAGGTAGCGGCCTCGTCCATGACGGCTGTCAGGAGATCTACGGGACAAATCTCTCGTTGCACTTCCGCACCACATGGGGTCAGATCACTGAATTGTCTGTGTTGTTCAAGGACCCTTTCCCACTTGAGAGATCTTTCATATGGATAGAGGAGTTTCCTTTCGTGTGGGAAGAGGACTGGCAGCGGCTGCAGGTGCACAATGTCTCTTCATGCGTTTCGTCGCTCGTATGGTGTCAGTGAAACAAACGACGTACCTCATTCTCAGGCTCTCCCCGCCGGGAAAAACGAAATCTGGGTTCCTGGAAAAGATATGTCAGCCCCAAACAAGGGCATCGAACACATGGTTGGATATGGGTATCTAGATGTTGCAGGCGGACGCTACCAGACACCAATTCTTCCAGTCGCTACAGGCACTCACCGATTCTTACGCCACATTGCCCACTCCACCGGAAACTTGTTTTGTATGTCGGAGAGTAGAGAACCTGCATTAAGAACAAAACGTAAAATTGTGGATGGCCTTCATGGCTGTTCCATTTCGGTTTCTCGGTGGCAAGACGTATCCTCCGTTGATTCCTTACCTTGCAAGATGCCTGCGTTCCACTCCATAATTCTCGGATCGTGACGAACTCGTGACAGAGGAATGCCCCCCTCCTTGCATATTCTGTTCAGCACCACATACCATGGGCAAGCAACCGGTTCGCGTGAGCGACTCTGATAAATCCTTAACTGGTTAGAAATCCAAAGACAAAGTGAAGGAAGTTATGAAAGATTGGAAGCGTCTAGTGTAGTGCAGTGGCCCAGAAGAGAACTCTGATACAATGGGTCTTGCAGCCAGCCTTACATTTCCGCTGATTCCGCAGTTCGGCTCAATGGGCTCGCATACACCATGTCAATAGCCACTTCTCCGGTAGCTGGGTTCCCGTAGATTGTCCTGCACACCGCACAACGGTATTCATCTCCTGTTGCACGGCCTGGCCTGCAATGTCAAAAACACCGCTCCCGCTACCCCCATGGCAGGTTCTTACTTGACTTCCACGCCACAAATTCTACACTgctctcgtccttcctcgttcAGCGGAATGTCAAGCTGACCCTGCACCACATGGCAGCAGAAGCCTAAAAAAAACCACCTGGAACAGTAGCCCCAGTCACGAGCAGGCAGCAGCCTCTAGATGACTCAGATGGACGCACCTGAAGCCGGTGGATTTTGTTGTAGTCCGTCAGGCCATGGCGCACAACGACAAGCTCGCAGACACTGGATGCCAGTCCATCGAGATGCGGAGACTGTCGGGATACCTTGCTGGACTCTGCTCCATTTTCCGACTCCAGGGTGTCGCTGGACAAGTGCCAGTCCTTCTCACCCTCACAGCGTCCCTCCATTTGCGCCAGCCCGTCCTACCTCGGCCCTTTGACTTTCTGCTCCACATAAAGGTTTCTGGCTTAAACTGGTATCGGTTTTCGCGGGCGATCCATACGGAAGACGGAGCTGGGAACTGAGTCCGCTCGGACTTCCTTACACTAATTCCGTCACGAATAGTAGCATCATGGGAACACACGACCTTCCGTCATATTCAAAAAGGGAATTCTTGGTTTCCTCTGTGGCATGGGACCACAAGTGGGGCAGCGCAGAGTTAGCACGCTTTCAGCCACGCAGAGCAGGCTTCGAGCTTAGCGCGCTGCTGTGTCCGAGGGACTTTCCGTGCCAAGCTTACCGGCACACTTTCTACGCTTTCTTCAGAGGAGGAAACCTTTTTTGCAGAAGGTCAAACATTGGATCCTGGTGCTTTAGAGACTCAAGTGCTTTTCCCGGTCACAAGTACCGAAACTCGACTCGCGAAAAAGCGAACGAGTCTGTCCTGTACCCGCCTGCCCTCcagagtgcatgcatcccCCATCAAGTTGGCAGACACCGTCGCCACTAATGCTTCAGTTATCCGAAATATTAAGGGGGACGGTTAAACTGGAATGATGTCCCAGTCTGCCGCACCATGAGAATTTTCCTCGATCCCGCCACAAactgcctctctttttccacccCGACTAGCCAGCTCGGGAGATCTGTTGGGACTCCACTGGGCCGACGAAGCAACCTCTTTCCTCCGTCGCTCCTCCAGACCCTCTGAGCGAAGGCCAGTTGAAGTTTAATTGGGGTGTCAATGCCAAACCCCATGCAAAAGTGCATGACAGtactttttctttcctttaAAAGAGTATGCACCTCATCCTTCTACCATGTCCTGTACGAAGCCGTATTATGCGCTTAGTCCCGTGACGGTTAGTTCCGATGTTGGGTCTGAATTCAACTTAGACGATACATTCCGTTTCTTGCCCACATGTGTGAGATGTATGAGCGTCTGGCATCGGATGAGCAAAAACAAAACATACACGATAAAGCAACTTTTTCTAGCACTTTTGCTCTAGCCAGGAACACGCGGCAGGCCCCGGCAGTCGTGCGCCTCGCCAAGGACGCATCCAAACGGAAACAACTCAATAGCAGCAAGCGAAAAGAATCTTACCACTTGTTAGTGTGATCTCTTTTGTCTGCTGATGGTGTGCCAAGTGAGCGCTCGACAAAGCCGGCGACAACGGAGGCGaattctcttctctttgtggTTTCAACCGGGACGCCTGACTTAGCCTGGACGAGATTCAAGGGGAGGCAAAATGGGCTCAGTGATTCCCATCGGCGTGTTTCTCTTAGAGCCACTGTGGATGGAAGTGTACCATACACAACTCGATGAACCTAAGAAATTCGTACCCAAAAACGCGGTCACCCCTCAGGTGTTCGAGTAACAGGAAGAATGGTGTGATTTttgcagcagaagaggagatggCTCTGGTGCATCGCTCACAGAAGCTGGGAGGAGCCCACTTCCACGATGTGGACGTGAATCTAGGCAGCAACATATACAACCTTCAAGCACTAACACGAGAGGGAATAAGAAACGATATAGTTGTCATCAACGATCTTGAAATTGCGTCGGAAAGCACTCTCGACCAATGCCTACGCCACGCTGCTTGCCGCTCAGTAGCGCGTCAGCGGCGACGTCAAAAAGTGCCTTGCACACTAGAGGCGTATTGTCTGTGTTGCAAAAGAACTGAAGCGGCCCCCAAGCAACaacgaaggacgagagaTCGTTGCCAGGCTTGCCTCAGCTCATACCCATTACTCATTAGTTACCGGATTAAAGGCTGTGTTCTCCCCACAGTCCGAAGTGCCTACGATGATCCTTCAAACCTAAGGCATATGATAGTTGCGTCCACAACAGGGGATGGATTCCCTTTTCCGTACCCCGTCTACACGGTATGAAGCCAGGCAGAGCAGGCCGACTCCAGACCCCATTCCGTGTCTAGTATCTACAcacaagagaagcgagaggaaccCCCATTACCGTCCCAGGCACCTCCCTGTGCATTTCGCTGTTTCCTGAAAGCTTTTATGCACCTCCGTATCGAATCGGGTCATCGACAGTTCACTCCGAGGGATGGTTGGATCCCCAAAGGCAATCCAGCGACCCACTTCGCCCCGCGTATTCAAGACACGAGGACAGAAACCGTCGAGTCGTCTGCTTCTATTCAAACAATggtgtcgtcttcttctgccgcaCCACACACGCTGGTCCCCAAAACTGCACGCTCCAGGCGCTTCGTGCATCCGAGCGTGTCTGTGGAAAGGCTTTTTCCAGCAGCTCACCCAGTGCACCCCGGGGAGTCGCGCGTCAGAAACCTGGAGCTCTGCACACGGGAGTACCACTGCACTGTCTGACGTTGGGGCAGCTTTTCCATCCACGGTTGCTTGAGTCTCTGTGCTTCCAGATGCACCCGCCGGTTGTGCTAAGCGCAGTGAAGGTTTCTCCAGGCATGCATTTGGCCTCTCTGCCTTGTGTGTTGGTTTCCTCCGTCGCATCTGTCGCTGGCGTGGTGaccgtttgcatgcatgcatgcagccgacGCTCTTCGCGAGCAAACGCCTCCCGTTCTGCTACCACTGCCGCTGGCAATGAACAGCGGACTTCCGGTCACATCGACGTGTATTTTCCAAGTTTCTTCCCGACTCGCGTGCGGTGTGCCAtatttctttctccagtgcGAGTTTGCACTTGTTCGTCCCCTCGGTGTGTACGGAACCTGACAGACAGGGCAGGCTCCCCCCCCGTCCGGTTTCTTTTCCCGTCCTCCAGTGCGAGATCACACGGTTCGGAGCGGAATTTTCACCTCCTGCACTTTGTCGTTTTCTTAGAAAAGCCACCCGCGCTTGTTTCTGGACTactctttcgtttttcctgcgAAAATGGCGGCTGCTGACGTGGCAACAAGTAAGCAAGTTTTGTATTGCCGCGCACCGCTTGCGAGGAGGTCACTACGAGGTATTTTCCAGCATTTTTTGCGGTGGTAAAAACAGTTCCTGAGACCGAAACCGGTGGttcgtttgtgtctctgtcacCGGCGCGTCAGTGAAATATCAGGAATGGCAAAAATGCCCGCAGCCAGGCCACAGCGAAATTACGGTGTGCGGCTCCTCGACGAACAGTCTTCTGTTCAGCACAGAGAGTCCacgtgtctgtgtgtgtgtgtccaATGGCGAATTACCAGAGTGCACAGTCGCAGCGAAACAATTCTACGTTGCACCCGATTTTCTGCGGTGGAAGCCTCTTCGCTCGACTGCGTCTGCATTGGTCGTACTCCACCGCATTTTGAGGCTGATGTTGGCCGTCACCACGTCTGTTCAGTGTTTCTTAGTGAACTCTGTTGaacgcgcgtttctcgcttACACACCGACGGCCCCCTTTCGCTTTCGCATCCAACGCACTTTCAGGATAGGCCTCTGATTCGTAGTGTACGGGGTCTGCTCTTTCTGTGGACCCCCCTTCCACAGCCGAAAAAGGAAGTCTTTTTCCCCGTAAATGACAGAGAGGCTTTTGGCTCGGTCATTCCTTTCTCGAGCTATTAAGGAAACAGCCAACTGctcgtgtctgtctccgttgcaTGCTGATACACCTGTCGACGTACGCGAGCATGTACACCGTGACAGGTCGTTTGCGCCGCTGCGAGGAGCTTGCGCTGGTGTGGGAAGACCTGTGACGAATCCCCCAAATGCGGATCTCTGTGTGCCTGTTTTTTGAACGGCGTCTGACTTTCTCCGAGGTTTCTGTCGTCTTGCCTGTCTCTCAGAGAGCGGAGGAAGCAAGCCCAGTGCCGGCAAGCACGATGGCATGTGGGCTCATgatgaaaagcagaaggacATCCGTCGACAGAACATCATTGCAGCCAAGGGTGAGAGTTCAGGACAGATGTTCATGCAAAGAAAGACAACTGCCTTCTTTGCGGTTGCTTCTCACCGCCTCATTGAACTGCTCAAGACAGCTGAAAGTGGCGAGCCTCAGGGTCCCGCGACGTCAAGTCCCGTCGGGAGTCGTCTATACGCGTGCTCTGTGGactccttttctcgctcggGTGTTTGGAGTTCGTTTACATACGTTCCTCTTTCCGATCTCCGGCgctctccacttccttctGAAACGGAAGCGCCAACCGCTTTCATCTCAACAGTGCTCGCGACACACACGGAGTACAGACGCGCAAGTActtgcgtgcatgcatatatgcgtAGGAATGAGGGAATGGGTGGAAGCGCGTACGCAGGTCTGTCTCCAGACTTTGGTGCAGAATTTCAAGTGCACATTTTTTTGTGTGCGTGTGCGTGTATGGGATCAAGAAAAATACAAGTCCATCTACAGTAACGGCCCTTTGTGTCTTcactttgccttcttcagctgtcgCAGATGCGGTGCGAACAAGTCTGGGGCCTCGCGGCATGGACAAAATGGTAAGTGAAAAACATTTTGAGTTTCGGTGTCGAACATACGACGAAGTCccgcgagcgacgaggacTACGACTTCTCAGCTCGTTGTTTTCCCTGGAACTCCGCGGCAGACGCTCTCCTAAGATGCGAGTCTCAAGATCTTGCGTCGCTCGGTGAAACAGCATCTGGTTGGCGAATTGTGCGAATACGCTTTTCATGATGCTTCTGACTCGATGCGTTCGAAAATGCCAACTAAGACCTGTAAATCCGAATCAGCTCTCCCTGCACTGAGACGTGAAGGGAGCTTTCGAAAAAAGTCAGTGTCAGACGTAGTAGAGGTggcagaaaaacacacaaacacaaacacaaaCACAAGCACAAGCGCTACATGCATAAAGAAGTATCTCGTCCCTCCGTGGGGAGGTGTAAACAACCATTTTTCGCGTGCATCGCTGTTCTCAGGCAGTGTTCAGCGGGGGTCtgcctttgtctttttcagtTCGTCTCTTTTTGCCGTCTTGTCATGCTGCGCCCTGTTGAGGTAGACCACTGCAGCCGTCTGTCGACCCGTGACACTGTGAGAAGTCTCCCGAGTTTGGTGGtatttctctttttttctttgtttccttgcGTTCCTCATttgtcttgcttctctctgttaccttgcgtttctttgctttcAGATCCAAGGACCTCGTGGAGATGTCCTCATCACCAACGACGGCGCTACGATCCTCAACGAGATGGCTGTTGTCCACCCAGTAGCAAAGATGGTAGGAGCGAACTCATGTTTTTGCAAGGGATTTTTTTTCGTGCTTCCTTGTGAACATCTCCGAGTTCCCGTGAAGCTCCGAGGTTCTCTTCGGCCACCGAGTGTCTCTACGGCCGGTGGAAGGTGGAAGGACGCTTGGGGAAACCAGTACAGTTTCCATCTCGCTGCGGCAAAACTGGGACAAAGCGTAGAATAGAACCTCGGCGAAATACAGGTTTTCACGGACGGCTGCCGCGTCAGTCGTCTTCAGTTCCCGATGTACTATAATGTCAATGTTCTTCGATTTGAGTGGTGAAGACAGACATAACTTTGCGCGTTTACTCTCTGCATTCCTTCCGACGCAGAAGCATGTACTCCGCATACAGCGGGAACGTGCATGTGATTGGGGTCCTCGGTGCCCCCTTGTGACATGCATGGAAACGCGCATACCTCTTCATAtcctcatatatatatatatatgtatatctgtggGTAGATGGAGTGAGAAGCATCCATGTAGCTCTTTGTGCGCAGAAAATCTATGGTGATGGTGCTTTATTTTCTGTGACTGTTTTCGACTCAGATGGTGGAGTTGTCAAAGGCGCAAGACGTGGAGGCAGGAGATGGAACGACAAGTGTTGTGGTCCTCTGCGGGGCTCTGCTGGAGGCGTCTCAGCAGCTCCTCGACCGTGGCGTCCACCCGCAACTCattgcctcttctttcctcgaggCCAGCAAACAGGTGAGGAAACGCACGTGATTACTCGCATATCCGTATGAAGGTCTCTCTTTCTACGTATGTCTACCAATACGTCTCGATCTACGTCTATATATCTGTCGATCCATATCAAGCTACATCGATCCATATCCATCTGTCTACCTACCTATATACgtatgtctctctttctatctatctgcgttcagatatatatatatatatatatatatacatatacatggAGGAGTTACCTTTTTTCGGTACACGCATCTGCTGATAAATGAACTTGCGGAACTCGCTGGAAGCACGGAGTTGCAGTGTGCAGAGTTCTGGAACCTTGTTTTCTTGTGTGTGTAGTCGGAGAAGATCTTGCGAGAAATGGCGGTTCCTGTGGACTTGAAGGACCGCGAGAAACTCATTCAAATTGCAGCGACATCTCTGCAGTCGAAGGTCGTCAGCCACAACGCCAAGCTCCTCGCTCCGATTGCCGTCGACGCGGTGATGAAGGTACACACAAAGAATAATGTGTCAAAGCGAATTAACTGCTTGGACAATTCGAAGCTCCGCTTCAACTTTCACAGCATAGCGAATGACGTCCATAGCTCTGCTGTTCGCCTCGTTTTATCGCCAGAGATGAGatacgaaaagaaaaaccagCTCTGAGAACCTGCAGCCTCGCAAACACAAACATGTCATAGTTAGGAATCGGAAAACACACCTGTGAGGTGAAGAGTCGAACATGCGCACAGATGATCCAAACAAATATGCAGACTTGTAGTTTCCATAGGGATTGGGGCCTCCAACGAGGTGGAAATCGCATCCCTCAAAActgtgcacatgcatacataaaAAAAACGCGTACATATCCATccatacatgcatacgtcCATATATCTGCACGTTGTAAACcaatgcatgtgcatgtatgttggtatgcatgcatgtatttcCATTGGTGACTGGCGCTCGGTAGAGGTGGCGAAACGCCTTTGCATTGAGAGTTTTCTCGATTGAATTTTCCTCAGGTTCTTCCTGAAGGAAAAGACGTCGACAACGTGGACTTGAACGACATTCGCGTCGTGAAAAAGCTGGGGGGAACGGTCGACGAGAGCGAGCTGGTCAAGGGAATCGTCATGGTCGAGCAGAAAGTTTCCAAGAGAGCGGGGGGACCTTCTCGAATTCAA
This Toxoplasma gondii ME49 chromosome VIII, whole genome shotgun sequence DNA region includes the following protein-coding sequences:
- a CDS encoding phosphoglycerate mutase family protein (encoded by transcript TGME49_273030), which encodes MEGRCEGEKDWHLSSDTLESENGAESSKVSRQSPHLDGLASSVCELVVVRHGLTDYNKIHRLQGQLDIPLNEEGREQCRICGVEVKTIYGNPATGEVAIDMVYASPLSRTAESAEIICKEGGIPLSRVRHDPRIMEWNAGILQGSLLSDIQNKFPVEWAMWRKNRNPDFVFPGGESLRMRFNRVASFFSEIVRKHQGERVLVVTHGGVLDELFRIIRKVPLSASTNAPKLNAALHVVRATLVARTPNATGEGLDPTKLEPTFAPSDRLPDYADPVQWTIVRWGKVTDLKKILEVDRGKQVPATIEYV
- a CDS encoding hypothetical protein (encoded by transcript TGME49_273020), yielding MNLRNSYPKTRSPLRCSSNRKNGVIFAAEEEMALVHRSQKLGGAHFHDVDVNLGSNIYNLQALTREGIRNDIVVINDLEIASESTLDQCLRHAACRSVARQRRRQKVPCTLEAYCLCCKRTEAAPKQQRRTRDRCQACLSSYPLLISYRIKGCVLPTVRSAYDDPSNLRHMIVASTTGDGFPFPYPVYTV